The Arthrobacter sp. OAP107 DNA segment GAAGCGCTCCGTCACCGTGGGTACTGTGAACTGTTCCGGCCGGGCGGAGCGGACCTCGTCCCAGCTGAGCGGCGTCGAGACCCGCGCGTCGGGCAAGGGCCGCACCGAGTACGCCGACGCCACGGTGCGGTCCTTCGCGTTCTGGTTAAAGTCCACGAACACACTCTCGCCGCGCTCCTCCTTCCACCACCTCGCGGTGGCGAGCCCGGGAGCGCGGTTCTCGACCTCCCGGGCCAAGGTCTCAGCCGCGAGCCGCACGTCGCGGTACGACCACCGCGGGGTAATGCGAGCCAGAATGTGGAGTCCCCGCGACCCGCTTGTCTTCGGCCATCCCGTGAGCCCCATGTCGTCGAGCACCTCCTGCGCGACATACGCGACGTCCACGATCTGCGACCAGTCGACCCCTGGCATCGGATCCAGGTCCACCCGCAGCTCGTCCGGGTGCTCGAGGTCCTCGGCGCGTACCGGATGCGGGTTGAGGTCGAGGCAGCCGAGGTTCACCACCCACGCCAGGCCCGCGGCATCCCGGATGACGGCTTCCTCCGCCGACGTCCCCGACGCATAGTGCAGCGTCACCGTGTCGATGAAGTCGGGATGGTTATCGGGCACGCGCTTCTGGAAGAACGGCTCCGCATCGATGCCTTTCGGGAAGCGCTTGAGCACCATCGGCCTGCCGCCGGCACCACGGAGCGCGCCATCCGCGACCGCCAGGTAATAGCGCACCAGGTCGAGCTTCGTCAGCCCGGGCTCCGGGAACACCACCTTGTCCGGGCTCGAGATGCGGACCTCGGTGCCGGCGATGTCCAGGATCTCGGCCGGCGTCTTCGACGGAGTCATGCCGCCACGCTAGCAGTTGACCGGGCCCGTTTCGATGGTTCCCTGCATACTCGACGTTGCCCATCGTCGTTTGCGCGGGGAACCGTCGAAATGGCGGGGTGGCGCGGCGTCAGCCGTTCACCAGCCGCCGCGCCGCCGCCGAATGCTCCGCGATCAGGCCGGCCACGTCCAGACCCGGAATCTGCCCGTCGACCACCCGCCACTGCCCGCCCACCATCACGCGGTCCGCGCGGTCGGCGGCGCACAGCAGCAGGGCAGCGAGGGGATCGTGGCTGCCGGAGAACCGCAGGTCGTCCAGCCGGAACAGGGCCAGGTCAGCCTGCATGCCTGGCGCCAGCTGGCCCAGGTCCGGCCGCCCCAGCACGGCCGCCGAGCCGCGCGTGGCCCAGCCGAGCGCCCGCTCCACCGGAACCTGCGCGCCGTAGCGCAGCCGCTGCAGGTACAGCGCCTGCCGCGCCTCCAGGATCATGTTGGAGGCATCGTTCGACGCCGATCCGTCCACTCCCAGCCCCACGGGCACTCCCGCGTCCTCCAGTTCGAGCACCCGGGCGGTGCCGGACGCGAGCCGCATGTTCGACGTCGGGCAGTGGGCGACGGCGGTCCCTGCCGCTCCCAGCCGGGCAATTTCCGCGTCGCTGAAATGGATGCCGTGGCCAAGCCACGTCCGGTCCGTCAGCCAGCCCACGCTGTCCAGGTAGTCCACGGTGCGCAGCCCGAACGTCTCCAGGCAGAACTGCTCCTCGTCGAGGGTCTCCGCAAGATGCGTGTGCAGCCGGACGTCGTGCCGGTCCGCCATCGCGGCACTCTCGGCCATGATCTCCTTGGTGACGGAAAACGGTGAGCAGGGCGCCAGTGCAATCTGGATCACGGCGCCGTCGCCGCGCTCGTGGTACCCGCGGATGAGCCGTTCGCTGTCGGCGAGCACCACCTCCCGGTGCCTGCACCGTCGACTGTGGCGGCAGCCCGCCGTCGTCCTCTCCGAGCGTCATGGAGCCGCGGGTCAGCGTGGCCCGCATGCCAAGGCG contains these protein-coding regions:
- the ligD gene encoding non-homologous end-joining DNA ligase gives rise to the protein MTPSKTPAEILDIAGTEVRISSPDKVVFPEPGLTKLDLVRYYLAVADGALRGAGGRPMVLKRFPKGIDAEPFFQKRVPDNHPDFIDTVTLHYASGTSAEEAVIRDAAGLAWVVNLGCLDLNPHPVRAEDLEHPDELRVDLDPMPGVDWSQIVDVAYVAQEVLDDMGLTGWPKTSGSRGLHILARITPRWSYRDVRLAAETLAREVENRAPGLATARWWKEERGESVFVDFNQNAKDRTVASAYSVRPLPDARVSTPLSWDEVRSARPEQFTVPTVTERFAGVGDPHAGIDDAAGSLDGLLALAAELGPAEKAPRAGNGSGRRQSVMPLIEVARTKTKPEALAALEEWKTRHADVVPSLHPADVMVDGMRGSSSLWYRVRVNLQHVPEAVRPSQEELVADYDPWAGKE